Genomic segment of Bacteroidota bacterium:
GCTTCTTCATGCCCCCGCATGCGAAAAGTCATGCATTCTATCAAATAGGGTTTTTGATTTTTTATACAATATTGCCTCACTCCTTTTATTGTATCGTAAACATCCAGTATATTATTACCATCGATCGATACCCCTTCCATTCCATAGCCTTTCGCTTTATCCACTAAACTGATGCAGCGGTATTGTTCATTAACAGGAGTACTTAATCCATAGCCATTGTTTTCAATTATAAATATTACCGGCAGGTCCCAGACAGCTGCAACATTCAAGGCTTCATGAAAATCACCTTCACTTGTACCGCCATCGCCTGTAAATGCTAATGAGATTTTATTCTCTTTACGAAGTTTGTGTGCCAACGCCACACCATCTGCAATTGCTAATTGCGGGCCGAGGTGTGATATCATTCCGCAAATATGGTGTTCCTTGTTTCCGAAATGAAAACTTCTTTCTCTTCCTTTACTGTAACCTTCTTGTGCCCCTTGCCATTGCATGAATAATTTGTTCAATGGCATATTGCGTGTAGTGAAAACGCCGAGGTTGCGATGCAAAGGCATTATCCATTCATCTTCCTGCAAAGCAAGTGTGGCCCCAACAGCAATTGCTTCCTGCCCGATACCACTAAACCATTTTGAAATTTTTCCCTGGCGAAGTAAGACAAGCATCTTTTCTTCGATCATCCGCGGCCAAAGGAGTGAACGGTAAAATTGTACAAGCTGTTCGTTGGATAAATCTTTGCGATCGAAGGTCATGAACGTTTAAAGTTTAATGTTTAACGTTTCAGGTCAGGGTCAAAGTTATGGGTTAACCAGCTTCAACAACATTAAACCTTAAACTTTAAACAACCACTAATTCATAAAAATCTTCAGCGTTGAAATACTTTTGTGCAAGCTGCTGCAATTCTTCTGGAGATATGTTTTTTATTGTATCGGTTGCATTATAAAAATAATTTCCATCCAACCCGTTCAGGATATAGTTTTTCCAGCGGGCAATGATTTGAAATGGGCCGTCAAGATCGCCGAGAATAGAACCCATCATATAATTCTGAACCAGTTTCAGTTCCTCATCATCTACTAATTCATTTTTCAGTAAATCCATTTCTTTATATACTTCGGCTATTGTTGCATCGCAAACATCTTTACCAGCTTCGGTACTTATCATCCATGCCGAATGTTGAACATGGTTTTGTAAATAACTATGAATTCCGTAAGTATAGCCTTTGTCTTCACGAATATTACTCATTAGTCTTGATCCAAAAAAGCCGCCGAACAAACTATTAAGGATCTGTGCTTTTAAAAAATCAGGATGATGGCGGTTAGGAAAAGGCCGTGCAATACGAATAGACCCCTGCACACCATTTACATCATTCGTTATTCTGTATTTTTTTTCCGAAACGGGTGATAGAATATCGTTGGGTTTTGAAATAGTCCCGACAGGCAAATCTCCAAACTGTTCATTTAATAATTGTTCAAGATTAGCAGGCAACTTACCCGCAACGAACATTATAAATTTTCCATTTCGGTAATAACGGTCATAAAAACTCATCAACTCCTCCCGGTTCAATGCATCGTATTCTTCAGCGCTTGAATATTTTCCATAAGGATGGTTCTCGCCATATAAATAAGTATCGATCAAACGTCCGGCTATAAACTCTGATTTTTTCAGGCTTACTTTGAGCCGTTGTTTTTGATTTTGCTTGTAGGTGCTGAGTTCTTCTTCAGGCATGATCGTGTCTGTGATCATTTCCCGGATCACAGGCAACAGCTCATGCACATGTTTTGTAAGTGTGTGTAATGAAATAGTTGCTGTCTCATTATAACAAGCCCTGTTGATATAAGAACCATAGTATTCGAAGTGTTCGTTTAGCTGAAAGGCTGTTTTTTTTGAGGTACCATTGCGCAGTAAAAAATTAGCAGAGGCAGCAACAAGGTTTTTGTCTTCGTAACAATTGCCTGCAAAATAAATCCATTCCAAAGACATCACTTCTTCTGCACCGGCATTGATGGCATACACTTCTACGCCATTTTTTAGAATAAATTTCTCGCAGGGCTTTAATAAAAGTTTGAAATCAACAGCATCTACTATCGGGGGAGCAATTGTTCGGTTGATCATCTCTTGTTTCTGTTTTCCTGTTTATTAAAAGAGTGAAGATTTACATTCCGTACTCACTCAAAAACTTGATCCGCATAATTTTTAATTGTTCCCAGGTAAAATTATGTTCAGATAGTTCGTCCAGCGCCACTTGCAGCGATGATGTTTCGCAGCTTTTAAAATATTCAATGATCTCTTGCTGGTCATATTCGTCCAGCATTTGTTCGATCGCATAGTTCAGGTTGAGCTTGGTTCCGCTGGCAGCAATTGTTTCCATTTCTTCCAGCAACTCTTCCAGTTTCATATCCTTGTTTTTTGCAATGGTCTCAAGTGGCATTTTTTTGTCAATGTTCTGAATGATGAAAACCTTTATCCCGCTTTTATTCACCACACTCTTCATCACAAAATCATCTGGCCTTTCAATATTATTGTCTTCTACATATTGTTTGATCAGGTCCACAAAAGGTTTGCCATAACGCATCGCTTTGCCCTTGCTCACACCCTGGCACTTTTCCAGTTCAGTAATATTGGTGGGATACATGGTTGCCATATCCTGCAGTGACGATTCAAGGAAAATAACAAATGGTGGCAATGATTTTTTCTTTGCTTCCTTCTGACGAATTTCTTTCAGCATTTCAAACAATCGGTCATCCGCTGCTGCACCAACAGTTGCTTCTGCACCTTCTTCATCATCTGCATTTGCTTCTTCATAAAGGTTGTTCATTACAATTTTGAAAGACTTCGGCTTCTTCATAAAGTCTTCGCCTTTCTTTGTGATCTTCAGCACCCCGTATTCTTCAATATCTTTTTTCAACAATCCTTCCAGCAGCATTTGACGTATCAAAGAA
This window contains:
- a CDS encoding insulinase family protein, with the translated sequence MINRTIAPPIVDAVDFKLLLKPCEKFILKNGVEVYAINAGAEEVMSLEWIYFAGNCYEDKNLVAASANFLLRNGTSKKTAFQLNEHFEYYGSYINRACYNETATISLHTLTKHVHELLPVIREMITDTIMPEEELSTYKQNQKQRLKVSLKKSEFIAGRLIDTYLYGENHPYGKYSSAEEYDALNREELMSFYDRYYRNGKFIMFVAGKLPANLEQLLNEQFGDLPVGTISKPNDILSPVSEKKYRITNDVNGVQGSIRIARPFPNRHHPDFLKAQILNSLFGGFFGSRLMSNIREDKGYTYGIHSYLQNHVQHSAWMISTEAGKDVCDATIAEVYKEMDLLKNELVDDEELKLVQNYMMGSILGDLDGPFQIIARWKNYILNGLDGNYFYNATDTIKNISPEELQQLAQKYFNAEDFYELVVV